The Dunckerocampus dactyliophorus isolate RoL2022-P2 chromosome 16, RoL_Ddac_1.1, whole genome shotgun sequence nucleotide sequence GCTTGAGTCGTTGCAGATCAAGTCACGTCACGCGCCGACAGCGTCATCGCCCAATCCATCACATGACTGGATCACGAGCAACCAATCTACGTTTTCAAACAAATtaattttcattaaaataaacaccGTTACCTTGTAAAATTCAGTACAGCAAAGAAAGACTGCTGCATTGCTTCTTCTGCAGTGCTCCCCTGAAAAACTTCACTTttcaaaaaaaagaattatAGCTATACATACACTTAACATTTACGCGCACATTCACTTTAGTaacatacaaacaaaaacacacctcTGAAACCCGAAACACCTTGTAGCATTGATCATTTACACAATCGGTTGTCTTACGCTTGAATCACAAAACATTACGTTCGTTACTATTCTGAAATTACATTCTAGCCTGAGGAGTTCTAAACCGGAAGTAGCACACATCGATTAGCTCTGATATAAAAAGCAAGTTGTCGATTGTTCATGTCTTTATAAAGGGGTAAACTTTCAAAATCGGCAAATGAGGTAATTATTTTCCTTACAGTAACTTATAGAACCGAATAATCATTTTTTATGagagattttaaaaatatgcatcagGGTCCTTTGCATTGTAAATGTACTGCAGtagttttattttcaaaataaaaaaaaaatgatacaaaaatgatgcgctgagctggaggatccgattggctgtccatcaagacacagggcggtcttccacccacattaaggcccttactgatgataaccatcagacgccatctgcgggaaaagggtttaaaaaacaaaaaatgaattcaaagacctcgtctccttcaatgacacaaaagtgcccgtttagactttgccagggagcatcaaacacgggacattgaaaagtggaaaaaagttttattctctgattagaaaaaatgtacccttgacggtccagatggcttccaacgttactggcatgacaaggagatcccacctgagatgtggCGGAAGTCCCCTACCATgttttggtctcatcagaccaaagAATCTTCTTCCACTTGACCATGGAGTCTTCCGCATGCTTTTTGGCAAACTCTAGTCGAGATCTAATATGACTTTTCTTCAACAGTGGCTTTCTCATTGCCACGCTCCCATAAAGCTTGACCGGTGAAGAACCCGGGCAGCATTTGCTACATGCACAGTCTCTCCCATCTCAGCAGCTGAAGCTTCTAACTCCTTCAGAGTAGTTGTAGGGGTCTTGGTGGCTTCTCTCACTAGTCTCCTACTTGCACGGTCACTCAGTTTACGAGGGCGGCCTGATCTAGGCAGATTCACACAAGTGCCATATTCCTTCCATTTTTTGACAATTGATTTCACTGAACTCCGAGGGATGTTTAGTGCCTTGGAAATTTGTTTGTAACAATCCCCTGAATTGTACTTGTCAATAACCCTTTCCCTGAGTTGCTGAGAGTGCTCTTCTATCTTCAAGGTGTAATGGTAGCCAGGAATACTGATCAACCATCTCCGGACCCTTCAGACACAGGTGTTTTACAACTCAATCACTTGAAACACGCCCACACCACTCAGCTGATCTTCTTTTCACTAATTGTGAGACTATTGGCAACAATTTCATGGACCTCTATTGAATTAGACCATTAAATTAAAAAGGGGGTGAATAACTATgcaaacaattattttcatttataaaattttctttcattaacattactttatagaaatctgttttcactttgacattttttttccaatattttgttaaaaaggCTACATTTTATTGACCATGATTGATTTATGAAAGCAACAAAAGTGTAAACCATCAAAGGGGGTGAATACTTATGATAGGCGACCTATCCTccttgttggaaaaagtttggacacccctaatataaaTGAACGCTACAGTCTGCATGGTCATTTTGAGTAGCTTTATTTGTATACAATTCTTCTTTCACAGTTATGATACAGACATGAGGTGAAGCTGGAggatgaatattttttaaaactcaatttttattttgtagtgacTAATTGTACATCATTATCAGCGAGGGACAGTGCaagtttaacctttttttttttaatgtcattttgagCTCAACACTTCAACACTGCTGGTGTGTATGAGTCAGTTGGAATTAAAATTATGCACATTCAGAATTGACATTCAAGAATCCACGACACTTCAAAGTGAATACTTTTCCAAGACAGGAAATGAGCGTATGAAAGGCTGCAATCAGTTTTGGTGCATCAGCGTCCCAAAATGTACTGATGAGCCAACGTTTCAGTCAGCCTCACACTCACGCTGTGGAAGTGTTCTCCAGGTCAAAGGCAGCATTCCATTTTATTGACATTAAATTGCAATGAGCACATACATTTACCTCCATTTTAAGATCCATTAAGATGTGAACGGCCGTGAAAACGCAGTAATAATATCAATATCATAAAACTGATGCCGTCAATAAACATCAAATCAATCCAAAAAGCAGATGAGCAGTTTGCACTACAAAAAAATTGATAtataaaaaggacaaattgtttATAGGAAGGCGTCGCACCATTCTTTAAGACAGCCAAAGCAGTCACCTTGCTGTTTAGAATTGGCCCCGCACGTGTCCTTCAGCCAATCTCTGAAAAGCTCCTCGTCTTTCTTTAGCAAGAGAAACTGTCCAAGGACAACGTACGCCTGGCGGACAAACAACACAAGCAAACGTTAAAAGGGACTCTAATGCAACGCGCTCCAAATGACCACCACCACTGGCAAGCATAGGCTTCCAACAGTGGTTTCAAAGTGCGCTAAAAAAGTCCACATTTTTCACAACTATAAAGTTAGACAGCATAAAAacagttgtatatttttgtttggCCCAAATAAATAATGGTTGTTCATGGCTGCCTCgcatgcagtcatccctcgctgtactgcggtttgaatatcgctccctcactatatatCGCGGTTATTCAAAACATAATCATGACCTATGACCTGGTcgctaggcatcagtaatgctatgggacatgacgttagattacactacctttcacactgcatggacacTAGCTTACTGAGGcagcagagcccagccgacatgccatggctgagatgggTGGGGGGCTCCTCAtactgtgtggaagtggtactttttggcatctttgtccttcttccccactccgtttgaaatgCTTTCTGAAGTTTAGGGTCTAACTAGTTGTTAGCTAActgcttgttagcttgctatgtTACCACCGGTCGTCTTctttccctgcagtgatcctgtagcctgcgcaatgcgatgtaaacaaagaataacaggagtgtaaaagtgactagaggggtgttatttcatgtctacatggctctaatggTCAActccatatttagaaagtcaaacacaggttttctatgcttcaagtacaaaaatattccgtttattaatgttgaatggatgaaattcacttattgcggtcgggtctggaaccaattaacggtgataaacgagggattcctGTACATGCGCGTGTTCATAGACTGCGCAAAAGCACTCTCACCGGGATGTATGGAAAGTCTGCATAAACAATAAGGCCCATCAGAATTATTTTGCATGGAAAACGATAATTCTtctctataaatgtgtttttgttcacaTTTGTGTGGTTCTGGGACGGTTTCATTTGATGTGGACTGGCTTGACTGCCCCGGAGCAAAACACCTCAAACACTTTAAATCCACTTTCGTACAAAAACGGAATTGATTTATTGCGTTACCTTATCAAAGCCTTTCTCCTCTAACCTTTTTCCAAGGACCTCTCCGATGCCTGCCAGAGCCACCACGGGCTTCTCGCCCATCGGCTCAGCCACAAAGTCtttatgtttttgggatgttgaGGACATGATAGCGCAAAGTGGCTGAAAAAGAAAGACGACAATAGCATAAATAAGCAAACTGATCCCGCAAAACAAATGGGTTTCCACAATTCCCCAAAAACATTGTGGGGTTATATTGCACATTTAAAGATACAACACaataaacaaccaaaacaattaCCGACATTGCCCGAGTACCTCAACTTACACATGTAgatgtttttgtgtgattaTATTAGTGGCTGCCTTATGCCTCAGTGATGTGCTAATCGATTGTATTCttcatgctatgatatgaaatacacttttttaaaaatgtaacagaCACCTGAGGTGAATTCGTAAAGTATCGGCGTGGGATCGGATCggaaacgaaatcagtggtatcccACATTACTCGTGTGCGTGTTTACGCTCAGTGAACAATGGCGTCCTCGGGTTGAATTGCGCGCGCAATCGCTTGACTTCCTGTGCAACGAGCTAACTTTTAAGCACACCGGCTAAACCTAACAATATTGGCTATTTGCTGACCCTAATTATGCCAATAACTGTTATTAAAATCCATACAAGTTATTTGTGTGGCCCATATTTTGACCTGTACATAAAAAGCGACAGTTTGGCGATTTTAGAATTATGCGAGTGCAACGCAACTACAGCGTTAGCTACAGCTGTAATGACTTCATGCTAGCTAAGCTTTCAGTGAAGCGCGATAGGCTGCCCTTTTTTAATCCCCTTAAAGTAGTTGCTATCGAATGGCACAGTAAATTGAGATTCAAGTTTTTAAATAGTGCGTTATCTTACCTCCTGGATCAGAGGTCGTCGTACGCAGTGAACAAAGTTCGCTTGCTTGAAATGCTTTCACTTACTCAGCGCCGGCGACCAAAATGCAatgcgcttcttcttcttcttcttttagtttaatggcgggttgcaaccatgacttgaaaaggtgcataccgccacctactgtaccggagtatgtaacatgggccatatacagtatcttactttatgctatcttagatagtgaggagactacttatactactactaataataatcctaataataatacttatataatactatatattactatataatactatataatataatactaaaatattctaatacttatctatattctattatataatcctgtgtccttcaaatattctatcactgccctctgtatatctcttaccccctccccacctgttcctaagataccctcaatgctccattcccttcctatcttcttaattcttttccttaacgttacacgttcttccctatatctcttgcagtgtagtaatatgtgttctacgttctctatactttagcattccatacatacttttgatttacatttccctatcaaaaacatcttgtcatttaacccggtgtgattgagcctcatcctagttaacactatttcctcttttctgttttttctcttcaccccttgtgtgctgatagatttttgtactttctaatactttctcccgctactaccctcatcccacctattttgccatttctccatcatttgttttttgattattgcctttaccagcaggtatatctataatttcattccttctaattcccattttagccattttatctgccacctcattcccctccacccctacatgtgcaggcacccagcaaaatcttatgtctatttttaacatgtgtagtcggaataagttttgatgtatttctaataataaatcctctcgacttgattccatattattaatactatataatgctgccagagagtccacacaacataccactctatctggttttatttcctctatcaTGCAATGCGCTTCTTCTTCGCGGTCTCTTTTACGAGTGACGACGTTCCGGTTTGGTACGTTGCTGCCCCCGTTGCTGCGTTTTGGTAGTATTGCGTTTTCTGGCCGATTTTGCCCTGAATGCTTTAACTCATATTCAGTTCCACGACTGCACTCTTAAAATGGTTGACATTGATTggcaaaaaatagaaatgatTCCAGATAGACAATTctaaacaataaacataattTGTCAAATTAATGTGTGCTTGTAATTTCCACAaggtaggagtccttatttctaaatcaaACAAAGTATAGgcaaaaacacatacatttttcttttttaccaataggccgtattcaaccacaaaacagcgtgatttatgcttttgaaaaatcgtgatagtgaagctgtgaaattcaaagctttataaaatgtaaaagtgtgCAATTCAATATTATATGTAAATATGACATATGGCAGCACAGTGGAATAGTGGTTTACATATCTGCTACCCAGTCAGGAGACCCAGGTTcaaaccttcatgcatgttcccACTGTGCTGGCGGGAGTTTTCTCCAGGTTCTTTAGCTCcctaccacattccaaaaacatgcatgatggATTACTgaagactctaaactgtccataggtgaTTGGCTACATGTGTCCTGtgcagggtgtacaccgcctctcacgcaaagttagctgggaataggctccagctcccatGAC carries:
- the LOC129169543 gene encoding barrier-to-autointegration factor, with amino-acid sequence MSSTSQKHKDFVAEPMGEKPVVALAGIGEVLGKRLEEKGFDKAYVVLGQFLLLKKDEELFRDWLKDTCGANSKQQGDCFGCLKEWCDAFL